The Dehalococcoidia bacterium region TTGGCTCTTCTGCCCATTTTCAATGTGATCGGTTGGGGTCATCAGATGAGCTATGAGACGGCGTTCTTCGGGGATCAGAGCGGATTCGTGGTGACCACCACGATCCTCCGGTCGGCAAACACTGATGTTAACCTGCCGCTGGCGCTGGCCATCGTATCCTTCATCTCTGTTGAGTTCTGGGGAATCACCGCAATCGGATTCCGCCATTACATGGGCAAGTTCATTAAGATCAAACCGGTATTCAAGGCCATCGCCAGCTTTAAGCCGATGGAGATCGTTACCGCGGTTATCGGGGCGTTTGTAGGCTTGATCGAGCTTCTCACCGAATTCATCCGCCTGCTCAGCTTCACCTTCCGATTGTTTGGCAACATGACGGCGGGCGAAGTCCTTCTGATGATGATGGCCTTCCTGATGCCGCTACTGGCCGGTGTCCCATTCTATGGATTGGAGTTGCTGATCGGCTTCATCCAGGCATTAGTCTTTGCCGGGCTAACGCTTGGGTTTGCTATGGTTGCTGTTATCCCACATGAAGAGGAAGAGCACTAAGAGGCTTTCTAAACAAACTGGAGGAGGACCGTACAGATGATCGACCTAGGAGTACTGGATGTCGTAAAGGATGTGGCCATTCATGCACAAGCCGCTGCTGCCACGAGTGGGTGGAGCGAGGATGCGGCCAAGAGGCTCGCTGCCGGTTTGGCGATGGGAATAGGTGCTATAGGCCCTGGGATCGGAATTGGTATTCTCGGCAATGGTGCCATGCAGGCTCTCGGCCGGAATCCCGAAGCCAGAGGTCCAATAATGACCAACATGCTGATCGCGATTGGTCTGTGCGAAGCCGTTGCGATCTATGCCTTGATCATTGGCATTATCCTGGCCATGATGTAGAAGAGTCAATCGTCCCGAACGTGCCGCTCGGATTTCGGAGAGCATCCATGCTTTGAAATCAGGGGGCGGTTCGGGGAAACAGAGAAGGTCTTCCAGGGCGGCCGCGACCGAGAGGGATCGAAGGAGCGGTGAGTGGCTGAGGATATGTCACTATAGAGGTGCAGTATGGGCGATATGATAAATAGTCTAGGCATCAGCTGGCAAGGGCTTCTGGTGCAGTTGATAAACTTTAGCATTCTATTCGGGGCGTTGGGGGCTCTGGCCTATAAGCCGATAATGAAGCTGCTGGATGAGCGTTCGGAGAAGATCAAAGAAGGCTTAGATAAATCGGAGCAGGCTGAGAAGCGCGCCGTAGAGATCGACGTGGAAGCCAAGAAAGCTCTTGAAGAGGCTCGCAAAGTGGGACAGGCCCTGATTGCCCAGGCAACCGAAACAGCCGGTAAACATGGTGAAGTGCTGAAGGAGCAGGCCAAGAAGGAAGCCGAGGCGCTGATCGTGCGGGCAAGGGGTGAGATTCAGTCGGAGAAGGATCAGGCTATTGCGCAGCTTCGCAAGGAGTTTGCCGATATCACCATCCTCGCAGCGGGGAAAGTGATCAGCGAAGAGTTGGATAAGACAAAGCACCAGAAAGTGATCGACGAAGTGTTAAAAGCCAGTAGTCTGAAGGGAAAAGAGTAAGGA contains the following coding sequences:
- the atpF gene encoding F0F1 ATP synthase subunit B, with the protein product MGDMINSLGISWQGLLVQLINFSILFGALGALAYKPIMKLLDERSEKIKEGLDKSEQAEKRAVEIDVEAKKALEEARKVGQALIAQATETAGKHGEVLKEQAKKEAEALIVRARGEIQSEKDQAIAQLRKEFADITILAAGKVISEELDKTKHQKVIDEVLKASSLKGKE
- the atpE gene encoding ATP synthase F0 subunit C, translating into MHAQAAAATSGWSEDAAKRLAAGLAMGIGAIGPGIGIGILGNGAMQALGRNPEARGPIMTNMLIAIGLCEAVAIYALIIGIILAMM